The Streptomyces sp. NBC_00576 genome contains the following window.
GACCAGCGGAACAGCCTGACCATCCACCCATTGCACTAACTACTGGTTAGCGCAATCTTCAGGTCAGCGCTGCGCTGGCGTACGCTGGGGTCATGATGGACACCATGGAGGAGCAGCCCCTCCCCTACGACGTGTTCGCCAAGGCCTGCCCCTCGCGCGGCACGCTGGAGCACGTCACGGGCCGCTGGGGCGCCCTCACCCTCGGCGCCCTGCAGGAGGGCTCGCTCCGCTTCAACGAGCTTCGGCGTCGCGTCGACGGTGTGAGCGAGAAGATGCTCTCCCAGACTCTCCAGGCCCTGGAGCGCGACGGCCTGGTCCACCGCGAGGCCCAGCCGACGAACCCGCCCCGCGTGGACTACGAGCTGACCCCCCTGGGCCACGAGGTCGCCGAGCGCCTACTGGCGCTCATCCACTTCGTGGAGGGCCGCATGGACTCCGTACTGGCGGCACGCGAGCGGTACGACGAGACGCGCACCCCGCGCCCATAACACTCACGCCGCACACACCCGACTTGCGCTCGACTACGGCGAAAGGCGCGGCGTCCGCTGGCACTTGGGGCAGAAGTAGCTGGACCTGTTCATCCAGGGGCGGCGCAGCATCGGCGTCGCACAGCGTTTGCAGGGCAGCCCCTCGCGTCCGTAGGCGTCGAGCGAGCGGTCGAAGTACCCCGATTCGCCATTGACGTTGACGTACAGACTGTCGAAGCTCGTACCGCCCAC
Protein-coding sequences here:
- a CDS encoding winged helix-turn-helix transcriptional regulator, with the translated sequence MDTMEEQPLPYDVFAKACPSRGTLEHVTGRWGALTLGALQEGSLRFNELRRRVDGVSEKMLSQTLQALERDGLVHREAQPTNPPRVDYELTPLGHEVAERLLALIHFVEGRMDSVLAARERYDETRTPRP